From the genome of Alosa alosa isolate M-15738 ecotype Scorff River chromosome 18, AALO_Geno_1.1, whole genome shotgun sequence, one region includes:
- the mpc1 gene encoding mitochondrial pyruvate carrier 1, which yields MAGTLARKAVDHLKSKEFREYLMSTHFWGPVANWGLPIAAISDMKKSPEIISGRMTFALTCYSLLFMRFAYKVQPRNWLLFACHLTNETAQLIQGSRLIKYNMEKKLAK from the exons ATGGCTGGAACTTTAGCCCGCAAAGCTGTCGACCACCTGAAGAGCAAAGAGTTCAGAGAGTATTTGATGAG CACG CATTTCTGGGGTCCAGTGGCTAACTGGGGTCTACCCATCGCTGCTATATCTGACATGAAGAAAAGTCCTGAGATTATCAGTGGGAGAATGACATTTG CTCTGACGTGCTACTCCCTCCTCTTCATGCGATTTGCTTACAAAGTACAGCCAAGGAATTGGCTGCTCTTTGCCTGTCATTTAACCAATGAGACAGCCCAACTAATTCAAGGAAGTCGGCTTATCAAATACAA CATGGAAAAGAAGTTGGCTAAGTAA
- the rps6ka2 gene encoding ribosomal protein S6 kinase alpha-2, which translates to MDTSMRKFTVRRWFSVYLRKKSRSKSASLCKLEDDAILKEFDISHHVKEGFEKADPSQFELLKVLGQGSYGKVFLVRKIVGSDKGQLYAMKVLKKATLKVRDRVRSKMERDILAEVNHPFIVKLHYAFQTEGKLYLILDFLRGGDLFTRLSKEVMFTEEDVKFYLAELALALDHLHSLGIIYRDLKPENILLDEEGHIKITDFGLSKEAIENDKRAYSFCGTIEYMAPEVVNRRGHTQSADWWSFGVLMFEMLTGSLPFQGKDRKETMALILKAKLGMPQFLSPEVQSLIRALFKRNPTNRLGAGPDGVEEIKRHPFFATIDWNKLYRREIKPPFKPAVGRPEDTFHFDPEFTSRTPTDSPGVPASANAHQLFRGFSFIATNLTQEQSIVETRQTVVNPIVQQLHGNNIRFTDGYELKEDVGIGAYSVCKRCVHRITSVEYAVKIIDKAKKDPSEEIEILLRYGQHPNIITLKDVYDDGKYVYLVMELMRGGELLDRILYQKCFSEREASAVLCTLTKTVEYLHSQGVVHRDLKPSNILYVDETGDPESIRICDFGFAKQLRAENGLLMTPCYTANFVAPEVLKKQGYDAACDIWSLGILLYTMLAGFTPFANGPDDTSEEILARIGSGKYALTGGNWDTVSDAAKDIVSNMLHVDPHQRLTAPQVLRHQWIVNREQLSQSQLIRQDVLLVKGAMAATYFALNRSPQAPKLEPVLSSVLAQRRGMKRLTSTRL; encoded by the exons ATGGACACCAGCATGCGGAAATTTACAGTTAGAAGATGGTTCTCCGTGTATCTTCGCAAGAAGTCAAGATCCAAGAGCGCAAGTCTATGCAAATTAGAG GACGATGCTATCTTGAAAGAATTTGACATCAGCCATCATGTAAAAGAGGGCTTTGAAAAGGCAGATCCATCTCAGTTTGAGTTGCTGAAGGTTTTGGGTCAAGGCTCTTACGGAAag GTGTTCCTGGTACGGAAAATTGTAGGCTCGGATAAAGGACAGCTCTATGCTATGAAGGTTTTAAAGAAGGCCACTCTGAAAG TGCGAGATCGTGTGCGATCAAAAATGGAAAGAGACATTCTAGCAGAGGTCAATCATCCATTCATAGTCAAACTCCACTATG CCTTTCAGACTGAGGGGAAGCTGTACCTCATTCTTGACTTCCTCCGAGGTGGCGATCTTTTCACTAGACTGTCCAAGGAG GTGATGTTTACTGAAGAAGATGTGAAGTTCTACCTGGCTGAGTTGGCCTTGGCACTGGACCACCTCCATAGCCTGGGTATCATCTACCGCGACCTCAAGCCCGAGAA CATCCTTCTTGATGAGGAAGGCCACATCAAAATAACAG ATTTTGGCTTAAGTAAAGAGGCCATAGAGAACGACAAGAGAGCGTACTCCTTCTGTGGGACAATTGAGTACATGGCCCCTGAGGTGGTCAAccggagaggtcacacacagagtgcagaCTGGTGGTCTTTCGGTGTCTTAATG TTTGAAATGCTGACGGGATCACTCCCTTTCCAAGGCAAAGATCGGAAGGAGACCATGGCGCTGATTCTGAA GGCCAAACTTGGAATGCCACAGTTTTTAAGTCCTGAAGTGCAAAGCCTGATACGGGCACTTTTTAAAAGAAATCCTACCAACCGATTAG GAGCAGGACCTGATGGAGTGGAGGAGATCAAACGGCATCCATTTTTTGCAACCATTGACTGGAAT AAATTATACAGGCGAGAGATCAAGCCTCCGTTCAAACCAGCGGTGGGAAGGCCCGAGGACACCTTCCACTTTGATCCTGAGTTCACCTCGCGAACACCAACAG ATTCACCTGGAGTGCCCGCTAGTGCCAATGCCCATCAGCTCTTTCGGGGCTTCAGTTTTATCGCCACCAACCTCACCCAGGAGCAATCGATAGTCGAGACGCGACAGACTGTGGTCAACCCAATCGTTCAG CAACTCCATGGGAATAACATCCGCTTCACTGATGGCTATGAGCTAAAGGAGGATGTGGGCATCGGTGCATACTCTGTGTGCAAGCGCTGTGTCCACAGAATCACCAGCGTGGAGTATGCAGTCAAA ATTATTGACAAGGCCAAGAAGGATCCATCAGAGGAGATAGAGATTCTCCTGAGATATGGGCAGCACCCAAACATCATCACCCTGAAAGAT GTGTATGATGATGGGAAGTATGTGTACCTGGTGATGGAGCTGATGAGGGGAGGGGAGCTGCTGGACAGGATCCTCTATCAGAAGTGCTTCTCCGAGCGGGAGGCCTCAGCAGTTCTCTGTACCCTCACTAAGACTGTGGAGTATCTCCACTCCCAAGGG GTCGTCCATCGAGACTTGAAGCCAAGCAATATCCTCTATGTGGATGAGACAGGCGATCCAGAGTCCATCCGAATTTGTGACTTTGGCTTTGCCAAACAGCTGAGAGCGGAAAATGGCCTCCTCATGACGCCGTGTTACACAGCTAACTTTGTCGCTCCAGAG GTCCTGAAAAAGCAGGGCTATGACGCGGCCTGTGACATCTGGAGTCTGGGAATTTTACTCTACACCATGTTAGCAGG ATTCACCCCTTTTGCCAACGGCCCAGATGATACGTCAGAAGAAATCCTCGCCCGGATTGGCAGCGGTAAATATGCCCTCACGGGAGGCAACTGGGACACGGTATCAGATGCAGCCAAG GACATTGTGTCAAATATGCTGCATGTGGATCCTCATCAGCGGCTGACAGCACCTCAGGTCCTCCGGCACCAGTGGATTGTGAACCGGGAGCAGCTCTCCCAGAGCCAGCTTATCAGACAAGACGTGCTACTGGTGAAG GGTGCAATGGCTGCCACCTATTTTGCTCTTAATCGGTCGCCTCAAGCACCAAAGCTGGAACCTGTGTTGTCATCTGTTCTGGCTCAGAGAAGAGGAATGAAGAGACTCACATCCACACGACTATAG